The window TCGACAAGGACGTGACGGCCGCCGACGCAACCTTGGCCGAGCTCTTCGCGGCCACGGCCTATGCGGTGCCCGCGCTCGAGATCGTGGACAGCCGCATCGCGGACTGGGACATCCGCCTGTTCGACACGATCGCCGACAACGCATCGGCCGCCGGCTACGTGCTCGGCGCCGACCCGAAGCGGCTGGACCAGCTGGGCCTGCGCGACGCCGGCATGACGCTGACCGAAGATGGCCGCGAGGCGAGCCGGGGCCGCGGCGGCGAGTGCATGGGCCACCCCCTGAATGCCGCCGTCTGGCTGACGCGGCAACTGGCCCGGCTCGGCACCCCGCTGCGCGCCGGCGACGTCGTGCTCACCGGGGCGCTCGGGCCCATGGTGACGATCAGCGGGCCCTCGTTCTTCGAGGCGCACATCGAAGGCCTCGGCCGCGTTGCGGCGCGGTTCACCTGACCCTGCAAGGAAGCTCCATGGACAAGATCAAGGCTGCCATCGTGGGCAGCGGCAACATCGGCACCGACCTGATGATCAAGGCGCTGCGCGGCGCGCGGAACCTCGAGGTGGTCGCGCTCGCAGGCATCGACGCGAACTCGGACGGCCTCGCGCGCGCACGCCGCCTCGGCGTGGCAACCACCGACCAGGGGGTCGAGGGGCTCGCCCGCCACCCCGCCTTCGCCGACATCGACATCGTGTTCGACGCGACCTCGGCGTCGGCGCACATCCGCAACGACGCCTTCCTGCGCGAGCGCAAGCCGGCCCTGCGCATGGTGGACCTCACGCCGGCCGCCATCGGCCCGTACTGCGTCCCCGTGGTGAACCTCGACGAACACCTGGACGCGCCGAACCTCAACATGGTCACCTGCGGCGGCCAGGCGACCATTCCCATCGTGCGCGCCGTCGCGCAGGTCGCGACCGTGCACTATGCCGAGATCGTCGCGTCGGCGTCGAGCCGCTCCGCGGGCCCGGGCACGCGGGCCAACATCGACGAGTTCACCGAGACCACCGCCCGCGCGATCGAGGTGGTGGGCGGGGCCCGCCAGGGCAAGGCCATCATCATCCTCAACCCTGCCGAGCCGCCGCTGCTGATGCGCGACACCGTCTACACGCTGAGCGCCGGCGGCGACGAGGCCGCGATCGAAGCCTCGGTGCAGGCCATGGTGGCCGCCGTGCAGCAGTACGTGCCCGGCTACCGCCTCAAGCAGGCCGTGCAGTTCGAACACATCCCGCCCGGGCAGGCGCTGCAGATTCCAGGCGTGGGACGGCTCGCCGGGCTCAAGACCTCCGTGTTCCTGCAGGTCGAAGGCGCGGCGCATTACCTGCCGGCGTATGCGGGCAACCTCGACATCATGACGAGCGCCGCCCTCGCGAGCGGCGAACGCATCGCGGCGCGCCTGCTGGCCACCCGTGCCGTGGTAGCCGCGTGAGGAGATTCCCATGAATGGCAAGAAGATCTACATCTCCGACGTCACGCTGCGCGATGGCAGCCACGCCATCCGGCACCGGTACACGGTGGCGCAGGTGGCGCAGATCGCGGCCGCGCTCGATGCCGCGGGCGTCGACTCCATCGAGGTCGCCCATGGCGACGGGCTCGCCGGCTCCAGCTTCAACTACGGCTTCGGCGCGCA is drawn from Variovorax sp. PBS-H4 and contains these coding sequences:
- a CDS encoding 2-keto-4-pentenoate hydratase, with the translated sequence MQHPPEPAEALAAALRDAEQQRAPCTPLRQRAESLGWPTTQENAYAVQRMNEARRIAGGDRVTGRKIGLTAASVQRQLGVDQPDYGALWSSTAFGDGAEIPLAGFIRPKVEAEVAIVLDKDVTAADATLAELFAATAYAVPALEIVDSRIADWDIRLFDTIADNASAAGYVLGADPKRLDQLGLRDAGMTLTEDGREASRGRGGECMGHPLNAAVWLTRQLARLGTPLRAGDVVLTGALGPMVTISGPSFFEAHIEGLGRVAARFT
- a CDS encoding acetaldehyde dehydrogenase (acetylating) gives rise to the protein MDKIKAAIVGSGNIGTDLMIKALRGARNLEVVALAGIDANSDGLARARRLGVATTDQGVEGLARHPAFADIDIVFDATSASAHIRNDAFLRERKPALRMVDLTPAAIGPYCVPVVNLDEHLDAPNLNMVTCGGQATIPIVRAVAQVATVHYAEIVASASSRSAGPGTRANIDEFTETTARAIEVVGGARQGKAIIILNPAEPPLLMRDTVYTLSAGGDEAAIEASVQAMVAAVQQYVPGYRLKQAVQFEHIPPGQALQIPGVGRLAGLKTSVFLQVEGAAHYLPAYAGNLDIMTSAALASGERIAARLLATRAVVAA